ACCGTCCTCGAAGAGCTGGAGAGCCGCGATCCCGGCCTCGCCGCAGAGATCCGCTCCCGCATGCTCACCTTCAACGACATCGTCAAGCTCGAAGACCGCGACGTCCAGCATGTCCTCCGCGGCATCGACCTGCCGGTCCTCGCCCTGGCGATGGAGGGCTCCCCGCAGCCGGTGCAGGAGGCGATCAAGAACAACCTGTCCGAGCGCAACCGCGAGACCCTGGAGGACGAACTGGAAATCCTCGGCTCCGTCCGCGTTTCCAAGGTCGAGGAGGCTCGCTCCGAGATCGTCCGAGCCATCCGCACCCTCGAAGCGGAGGGCCTGATCACGGTGCAGCGTTCCGAGGACGAGCAGTATGTCGAGTAGGTCGTTCGCACCCGCAGCGTACCCACAGGTCCGCGCCCGGGCGATCCCCGGCGCTGAGACCGAACGCGCCCGGGGGTACGCGGCCGGCTACGCCGATGGCACCCGGAAAGCGCAGGAAGAGCACATCGCCGCGGAGGCCGTCAGGCAGCAGCGGATCGGCGACGCGATCGAGCGCCAGCAGCGGCAGGTCGACCAGGCTGTCGCCGCCATCCGCGCCGCGATCGGGCGTCTGAACGCCCGGCAGGCTCCCGTGATCCAGGACGCCGACGACGCCCTCGTGGAGGCCGGGCTCGAACTCGCCGAGGCGATCCTCGGTCGCGAAGTGGCGGAAGGCCACGTCACCGCAGCGGACACGCTTCGCCGCGCCCTGGCCGCCGTCGCCGACGAACAGGTCGTCGCCGTCCACATGAGCCCCGCCGACGTCAGCCTCCTTGCCGGCGCGAACACGGGCGACGCGCAGATCCGGATGACGGACGGGTTCATCGACGCTCGCATCTGCGCCGCCCTCGACCGCGCCCGCATCGTCCTCACGGGAACGCACGCATGACGGGGTACCGGCCCGGCGCCGACCGTTACGCTGCGGCGCTCCGGGTCGCCGCACCCGAGCGCGTCGGCGCCGTCACCAGCGCAGTCGGGCTCTCGCTCACTGTCGCCGGGCTGCGTGGCGCTGTCGGCGACCTCGTCGAGATCGGTGAGCCCGGCAGCGTCACCCACGCTCAGATCGTCGCCGTCGGCCCCGAGATGACGTGCATGCCGATGACTCCCGCCGCTGGGCACTCCACCGGAGCCGGCGCCCGATTCGCGCTACGTCCGCCGACGGTCCCCACCGGCCGCGGACTCCTCGGCCGGGTCATCAACGGTCTCGGTCACCCGATCGATGGGAAAGGCCCCCTGGACGCGACCTCCTGTCTACCGCTGGACAACGCCGTCCCGAACCCGCTGGACCGCGCTCGCATCGACACCCCGTTGCCGCTCGGCGTCCGCGCGCTCGACACGCTCATCCCCGTCGGCCGTGGTCAAAGACTCGGCCTGTTCGCCGGTTCCGGCGTCGGCAAGTCCTCCCTGCTGTCGATGATCGCCCGCGGCACCGACGCCGACGTCTTCGTCCTCGCCCTCATCGGCGAGCGAGGCCGCGAGGTCCGCGAGTTCCTGGAAGACGACCTCGGCGCAGACGGTCTCGCCCGGTCTGTCGTCGTCGTCGCCACCAGCGACGAGCCAGCGCTCATGCGGAGGCGTGCTGCGTTCGCCGCCACGCGGATCGCCGAGTCCTTCCGCGACAACGGCGCTGACGCGATGCTGATGATGGACTCTCTCACCCGCGTCGCGATGGCGCAGCGGGAGATCGGCCTCTCCGCAGGGGAGCCCCCGGCGACCCGGGGGTATCCGTCGTCGACGTTCTCCACGCTGGCCTCTCTGCTCGAGCGGGCCGGCACCGCCAAGACCGGCTCGATCACGGGCCTCTACACCGTCCTCGTCGACGGCGACGACCACAACGAGCCGATCGCCGACGCCGCTCGGTCCATCCTCGACGGCCACGTCCTCCTCGACCGGAAGCTCGCGATCAACGGCCACTTCCCGTCGATCGACGTGCTGGGCTCGATCTCCCGTCTCGCCGGGAAGATCTGCACGCCCGGCCAGCAGGCGGCGGCGACCGCCCTGCGGAAGGTGATGGCCGCCCGGCGCGCGGCACAGGATCTTCTCGACGTCGGCGCTTACAAGCCCGGTGCGAACCCGCTGGTCGACGCCGGCGTCGAGCACGAGGACCGGATCGCCGCCTTCCTCCAGCAGGGGATGGGGGAGCAGACGACTGCCGAGGCCGCGTGGACCGACCTGGGCGAACTCGTCACCGGGTTCGGGGGTTTCCGATGAGCGGGTTCCCGCTCTCCGGCCTGCTGCGGCTGCGGAACCTGCAGGAGCAGATCGCGGCCGCCGCGTTCGCCGACGTGAACCGGGCCCTCGACCGGGTCCACGATCAGCGGGCCCGCATCCGTTCGGAGATGGCCGGTGCGGAGCCGGGAACGGTGTCCGACCGGACTCTGCTGGCGCTCGCGATGTCCCGGGCGTCCTTCCAATCCATGCTCGCTGGGCTCGCCATCATGCACGAGACCGCCGCTGCGCGTACCGTCGCGACGGCTCACCAGACGGCGAAAGGCCAGGCCCGCGGGATCGAGAAGCTGTACGAGCGCCACCAGACCACCGCCGCTGTGGAGGGCCTTCGCGCCGAGCAGGCCGCCCTCGACGAAGCCGCTGTCACGTCGTGGCGTCGCCAGGACGGAAGGACCACGCGATGATGTTCGTTGCCACGGTGAGCCGGATCGAGCAGATCCAGACGCAGATGGACGCTTTCGGCGGGACGCTGGCCGCCCCGGGGGCCGGCTCGGCGGCGACGGCGGCGAACCCGGCGTCCGTGTCGGCCGACGGCTTCGCTCTGGCGCTCTCCGCGGCGAAGGGCGCGACCGCGACCGCCGGCGCTCTCGTCGACACCGGCGTCACGGGGCAGGATGTCGTCGCCCAGGCCCGGAGGTACATCGGCGTCCCCTATGTGCCCGGCGGCGCCACCTCCGCCGGACTGGACTGCTCCGGACTTGTCCAGCGCGTCTACGCCGACCTCGGCGTCAGCCTGCCTCGTCTGGTGTCCGGGCGGGGGAGCGTCGGGGTGGAGGTCCTGTTCTCCGGCCTTCAGCCCGGTGATCTCATCTCCACCAAGGGCAACGGGCACATCGTCATCTACGCGGGCGAGGGGAAGGTCATCCACGCCCCAGACGCCGGCCGCACTGTCACCGAGACGGCCAATTGGCTCGACCCGTCCGGCATCCAGGACATCCGCCGGATCGTCCCGGCCCCGTCGTCTCCGTGGCGTCTGTCTCAGGCCGCCTCCTCCGGGCTGTCCTCACGATCTCTCTCACCCCTGTTCGGCCCCTCGCCGGGCGGCAGCAGTCTCTCCGGGGTGTCCAGCGCGCAGGCGTCTCAGCTCGCCGCCCTGCTCCGTCTCGGCGCAGACCCGTCGCAGCTCGGGTCTCTGCCCGCCCCGTCCACCGCTTCCCAGCAGCGCTCCCTGGCCGCTCTCCTGGCAGGAGGAACCCGATGATCACGACTATCGCGACCGCGTCGCCCGGCGCCCCGGCGCCCACCAGCGGCGCCACGAGCAGTGCAGCCGGTGCCGCTGGCCTGTTCAGGCTTCTCCTGGGCCACGCCACCCAGCAGGCCAAAGCGGCGGCCCCGGACGGGACAGTCCAGGCCAAGCCGCCGGCAGCCGTGCCGGTCTCCCCGTCGAGCGCTGACCCGGAGATGGCCGCTCCCGTCACGGCCCCCGCGCTCTTCGCCGTCGCGCTTGCGGCTCCCACCCCGCTCGAACGGCGATCGACGCTGTCCGACGCGACCGCTCAGGACGCCCGCTGCGCAGACCACGACGACACGGACGAGAAACCGGACCGCCCGGCGACGGACCCGCCCCCGGCGAGCACGTTCACAAGCGCGGCGGCCACCGCACCGCTCCTCCCGCAGCCAGACGCGACCGCTCCTGGGGCGTCGGCCCCACCGGCGGCTCCGGCTCCCTCCGCCCTCGCATCAGCCGCTCGACCGGCAGCCAGCAGCCCGGGCATGTCGGACGGCTTCTGCGCTCCCGCCCCGGCCGCTCGTGTGCCGCAGGTGTTTGTGTCACAGCCGCTGCCTCAT
Above is a genomic segment from Leifsonia xyli subsp. xyli str. CTCB07 containing:
- a CDS encoding FliH/SctL family protein translates to MSSRSFAPAAYPQVRARAIPGAETERARGYAAGYADGTRKAQEEHIAAEAVRQQRIGDAIERQQRQVDQAVAAIRAAIGRLNARQAPVIQDADDALVEAGLELAEAILGREVAEGHVTAADTLRRALAAVADEQVVAVHMSPADVSLLAGANTGDAQIRMTDGFIDARICAALDRARIVLTGTHA
- a CDS encoding FliI/YscN family ATPase, with the protein product MTGYRPGADRYAAALRVAAPERVGAVTSAVGLSLTVAGLRGAVGDLVEIGEPGSVTHAQIVAVGPEMTCMPMTPAAGHSTGAGARFALRPPTVPTGRGLLGRVINGLGHPIDGKGPLDATSCLPLDNAVPNPLDRARIDTPLPLGVRALDTLIPVGRGQRLGLFAGSGVGKSSLLSMIARGTDADVFVLALIGERGREVREFLEDDLGADGLARSVVVVATSDEPALMRRRAAFAATRIAESFRDNGADAMLMMDSLTRVAMAQREIGLSAGEPPATRGYPSSTFSTLASLLERAGTAKTGSITGLYTVLVDGDDHNEPIADAARSILDGHVLLDRKLAINGHFPSIDVLGSISRLAGKICTPGQQAAATALRKVMAARRAAQDLLDVGAYKPGANPLVDAGVEHEDRIAAFLQQGMGEQTTAEAAWTDLGELVTGFGGFR
- a CDS encoding C40 family peptidase produces the protein MMFVATVSRIEQIQTQMDAFGGTLAAPGAGSAATAANPASVSADGFALALSAAKGATATAGALVDTGVTGQDVVAQARRYIGVPYVPGGATSAGLDCSGLVQRVYADLGVSLPRLVSGRGSVGVEVLFSGLQPGDLISTKGNGHIVIYAGEGKVIHAPDAGRTVTETANWLDPSGIQDIRRIVPAPSSPWRLSQAASSGLSSRSLSPLFGPSPGGSSLSGVSSAQASQLAALLRLGADPSQLGSLPAPSTASQQRSLAALLAGGTR